One Brassica napus cultivar Da-Ae chromosome A5, Da-Ae, whole genome shotgun sequence DNA window includes the following coding sequences:
- the LOC106394452 gene encoding uncharacterized acetyltransferase At3g50280-like, producing the protein MGLEIPPKYPADPRGVSTPRDTREGKKRKAKVPSLENSVTVISRSRVFPDQKSTLVDLKLSVSDLPMLSCHYIQKGCLFTRPHLPPHALLSHLKHSLSLTLSHFPPLAGRLSTSEDGHVFLSCNDAGADFVSAAAKSVRVSDVIGGIDVPDVVKEFFTYDRTVSYEGHNRPILAVQVTELNDGVFIGFSVNHSVTDGTSLWNFINTFAEVSRGVGNVTRHPDFTRESVLISAAVLKVPQGGPKVPFIENEPLRERIFSFSREQILELKAMVNGEMNGVEVLRRQSKDKLNGKPTETLESLLRRNDVVATEISSFQSLCALLWRAITRARKLPSSKTTTFRLAVNVRHRLSPKLDPEYFGNAIQSVPTFATAGEVLSRDLRWSADRLNQSLAAHQDGKIRDAVADWEANPGGFPLNNPDGASVTMGSSPRFPMYDNDFGWGRPVAVRSGRANKYDGKISAFPGRDGNGSVDLEVVLAPETMAGIESDDEFMRYLLKK; encoded by the coding sequence CAAAAGTGCCTTCTCTAGAGAACTCTGTAACCGTAATCTCAAGAAGCAGAGTCTTCCCTGATCAAAAGTCAACGCTCGTTGACCTTAAGCTCTCTGTCTCCGACCTCCCCATGCTCTCTTGCCACTACATCCAGAAAGGCTGCCTCTTCACGCGCCCTCATCTCCCTCCGCACGCGCTTCTCTCCCACCTCAAACACTCCCTGTCTCTCACCCTCTCCCACTTCCCTCCTCTCGCCGGCCGCCTCTCCACCTCCGAAGACGGCCACGTCTTCCTCTCCTGCAACGACGCCGGAGCAGATTTCGTCTCCGCCGCCGCGAAATCCGTCCGCGTCAGCGACGTGATCGGCGGAATCGACGTTCCTGACGTCGTCAAGGAGTTTTTCACGTACGACAGGACGGTGAGTTACGAGGGACATAACAGACCGATCTTAGCCGTTCAAGTGACGGAACTAAACGACGGCGTTTTCATCGGTTTCTCCGTTAACCACTCCGTGACTGACGGAACGTCGCTGTGGAATTTCATTAATACGTTCGCGGAGGTGTCGAGAGGAGTTGGGAATGTGACACGTCATCCTGATTTTACGCGGGAGTCTGTTTTAATTTCAGCAGCTGTGCTCAAAGTACCTCAAGGTGGGCCCAAGGTGCCGTTCATCGAGAACGAGCCGTTACGGGAACGGATCTTCAGTTTCAGCAGGGAACAGATTCTCGAGCTGAAAGCTATGGTTAACGGAGAGATGAACGGCGTTGAGGTGTTAAGGAGGCAAAGCAAAGATAAACTTAACGGTAAACCAACCGAAACGTTGGAGAGTTTGTTACGGAGAAACGACGTCGTCGCGACGGAGATCTCGTCGTTTCAGTCTCTATGCGCTTTGCTGTGGCGAGCGATCACTCGAGCGAGGAAGCTTCCGAGCTCCAAAACGACGACGTTTCGTTTGGCTGTGAACGTTCGCCACCGTCTGAGCCCGAAACTTGACCCGGAGTACTTCGGAAACGCCATCCAGAGCGTTCCGACGTTTGCGACGGCGGGGGAAGTTCTGTCTCGTGATCTCCGGTGGTCCGCCGATCGGCTCAACCAGAGCTTGGCGGCTCACCAAGACGGGAAGATTCGAGACGCTGTGGCGGATTGGGAGGCGAATCCGGGGGGATTTCCTCTCAATAATCCCGACGGAGCGTCGGTGACTATGGGGAGCTCGCCGAGGTTTCCGATGTACGATAATGATTTCGGGTGGGGGAGGCCGGTGGCGGTAAGAAGCGGGCGTGCGAATAAATACGACGGGAAGATATCTGCGTTTCCGGGGAGGGATGGAAACGGGAGCGTTGATTTGGAGGTGGTGTTGGCGCCGGAGACGATGGCTGGGATTGAATCTGACGACGAGTTTATGCGTTACTTGTTGAAGAAGTAA
- the LOC106396593 gene encoding peroxisomal nicotinamide adenine dinucleotide carrier → MSDALINGLAGAGGGIIAQLLTYPLQTVNTRQQTERDLKREKKKKLGTFQHMCQVVRQEGWGRLYGGLAPSLVGTAASQGVYYYFYQVFRNQVESAALKQKKKGLGDGSVGMFSSLLVAALAGSVNVLMTNPIWVIVTRMQTHKKMPKGLQTVPEPPSADVEALVPVEPRPYGTFNTIREIYDEAGVTGFWKGVIPTLIMVCNPAMQFMLYETMLSKLKKRRALKNSNNVTALETFLLGAVAKLGATVTTYPLLVVKSRLQAKQVTTGDKRQHYKGTVDAILKMIRYEGLHGFYKGMSTKIVQSVFAAAVLFMIKEELVKGAKLLLSNATSVKSKPS, encoded by the exons ATGTCGGACGCTCTGATAAATGGATTGGCGGGAGCTGGGGGTGGGATCATTGCTCAACTCCTCACTTATCCTCTCCAAACT GTAAATACGCGGCAACAGACGGAGCGGGATCTCaagagggagaagaagaagaagcttggaaCTTTCCAACACATGTGCCAG GTTGTGAGACAAGAAGGATGGGGGCGATTGTATGGTGGATTGGCTCCGTCTCTCGTTGGAACTGCAGCTTCACAG GGTGTGTACTACTACTTCTACCAAGTGTTTCGGAACCAAGTTGAATCCGCTGCTcttaaacaaaagaagaaagggCTTGGTGATGGATCTGTCGGCATGTTTTCTTCACTCCTAGTCGCTGCCTTAGCCGG ATCAGTTAATGTTCTTATGACGAATCCAATCTGGGTGATTGTTACACGCATGCAG ACCCACAAAAAAATGCCAAAAGGTTTACAGACGGTCCCCGAGCCACCTTCTGCTGATGTAGAAGCTCTGGTCCCAGTTGAGCCTCGTCCATATGGAACATTTAATACG ATTCGAGAGATTTACGATGAAGCTGGAGTGACTGGCTTCTGGAAAGGTGTAATTCCGACATTGATCATG GTTTGTAATCCAGCAATGCAGTTTATGTTATACGAGACAATGTTATCAAAGCTGAAGAAGAGACGTGCCTTGAAGAATAGCAACAACGTGACCGCTTTGGAG ACATTTCTACTAGGAGCTGTGGCTAAACTCGGAGCTACAGTCACAACTTATCCTCTCTTGGTTGTGAAGTCACGACTTCAAGCCAAACAGGTCACTACAGGGGACAAAAGACAACACTACAAAG GAACGGTGGATGCGATTCTGAAGATGATACGATATGAAGGGCTGCACGGGTTTTACAAAGGGATGAGCACAAAGATTGTTCAGAGCGTTTTCGCCGCTGCTGTTCTGTTCATGATTAAGGAAGAGCTTGTGAAGGGAGCTAAGCTTCTGCTCTCCAACGCCACTTCTGTCAAGTCCAAGCCTTCTTGA